In Numidum massiliense, a single genomic region encodes these proteins:
- a CDS encoding DUF441 domain-containing protein, whose protein sequence is MANVDITALLLLLFAAIGLLSNNATISIAVLILLLLRVMNLHQTFPWIEKYGLTIGIIVLTAGVMAPLASGKISLDTILRSFLHWKSLLAIAVGMLVSYLGGRGVTLMSHQPTIVAGLLIGTVLGVALFRGVPVGPLIAAGILSLLIGKS, encoded by the coding sequence ATGGCAAACGTCGATATTACAGCCTTGCTGCTATTGCTTTTTGCAGCGATCGGACTATTGAGCAACAACGCTACCATATCAATTGCGGTTCTCATTTTGTTACTTTTGCGCGTGATGAACCTGCACCAGACATTCCCATGGATTGAAAAGTACGGCTTAACGATCGGCATTATCGTCTTGACTGCTGGCGTTATGGCGCCGCTCGCCAGTGGAAAGATATCGCTCGATACGATTCTGCGTTCTTTTTTGCACTGGAAATCACTGCTGGCGATTGCCGTCGGTATGCTCGTTTCTTATTTAGGCGGACGCGGGGTCACGTTAATGAGCCACCAGCCAACGATCGTCGCCGGCTTACTCATCGGCACCGTTTTAGGGGTGGCCTTATTTCGCGGTGTGCCTGTCGGTCCCCTTATTGCCGCTGGGATTCTCTCTTTGTTAATTGGGAAGTCCTAA
- a CDS encoding GNAT family N-acetyltransferase translates to MSIKYIEGKKVYLRPYEPEQDRETLYQAMFVQESNLFTGTTRPFSRKQIAQHLERIATGDESRVDFVIVRQMDDKAVGEVVLNDIERRNANIRIALFDHANFNKGYGTEALRLMLDFGFGMLQLHRIELGVYDHNTRGIYVYEKLGFTKEGVLREHLFYNHRYYDLIIMSMLEDEYRQLYLKNGENT, encoded by the coding sequence ATGTCGATAAAATATATCGAAGGGAAAAAAGTATATTTAAGACCTTATGAACCGGAACAAGATCGGGAAACGCTGTATCAGGCAATGTTTGTGCAGGAGTCCAATTTATTTACGGGAACAACAAGGCCCTTCTCAAGAAAACAAATCGCGCAACATTTAGAAAGAATCGCGACTGGCGATGAATCACGGGTCGATTTTGTCATCGTCCGGCAAATGGACGATAAAGCGGTCGGTGAAGTTGTTTTAAATGACATCGAGCGACGCAACGCGAATATTCGTATCGCGCTTTTTGACCATGCCAACTTTAATAAAGGCTATGGAACGGAAGCACTGCGGTTAATGTTAGACTTTGGTTTTGGCATGTTGCAATTACACCGTATCGAGCTCGGCGTGTATGATCATAACACACGTGGTATTTACGTGTACGAAAAACTCGGCTTTACAAAAGAAGGGGTATTAAGGGAGCACCTTTTCTATAACCACCGCTATTACGACTTAATTATTATGAGTATGTTGGAAGACGAGTACAGACAGTTGTATCTGAAAAACGGGGAGAATACATAG
- the abc-f gene encoding ribosomal protection-like ABC-F family protein, which produces MIVCSMQEVTQTYGSHTVFSRLSCEVKQGERIGLIGRNGEGKTTVLKLMARKTEPSEGQVVWKKDLSVGLLEQLPVVPPHETVYDVLCDAFRELLDMKARLAELENELAQTKNPTTLEALLEKYGTLQEQFQENGGYAIDANISRIASGLGLSPLLHKQWRQLSGGERTKVGLAKLLLQAPDLLLLDEPTNHLDLPALEWLSDFVKHYDGTVVIVSHDRYFLDEVVTGIVELEQGELHVYHSNYSAYVLEREERLLREFQQYHDQQKKIKKMKEAIKRLKEWANRSNPPNDGMHRRAKSMEKALARIDVLAKPALEQRKMALNQQTERRSGNDVFIVEDISKRFGNRTLFRGVNLTIRFQERVAIVGANGSGKTTLLNMLQGKETVDKGEIRRGSNLSIGVLSQHGQELTPELTVLEEFRDKVHVAEGEARGLLARFLFYGAAVFRQVSDLSGGERMRLRLAQLACQQHNVLILDEPTNHLDLAGKEVLEEALSEFPGTIVAVSHDRYFLDQLFDTTYWLAEQQLTRYEGNYSFARGKQRL; this is translated from the coding sequence ATGATCGTTTGTTCGATGCAGGAAGTCACGCAAACGTACGGTTCACATACAGTATTCAGTCGTTTAAGTTGTGAAGTGAAACAAGGGGAACGGATCGGCCTAATCGGTCGCAACGGGGAAGGAAAGACGACGGTCTTAAAGTTAATGGCGCGAAAAACAGAACCGAGTGAAGGGCAAGTCGTCTGGAAAAAAGACCTTTCTGTCGGCTTACTGGAACAACTGCCGGTAGTTCCACCCCACGAGACGGTGTACGACGTGTTGTGTGACGCGTTCCGCGAGCTGCTAGACATGAAAGCACGACTAGCCGAGTTGGAAAACGAATTAGCGCAAACGAAGAACCCCACTACATTAGAGGCACTACTGGAAAAGTACGGCACCTTACAAGAACAGTTTCAAGAAAATGGCGGGTACGCGATCGATGCCAACATTAGCCGCATCGCCAGCGGCTTAGGACTGTCGCCGTTACTGCATAAACAGTGGCGGCAGCTCAGTGGGGGTGAACGGACGAAAGTAGGGCTGGCGAAACTACTGCTACAGGCCCCCGATTTGCTGTTACTGGATGAACCGACGAACCATTTGGATTTGCCGGCACTTGAATGGTTGAGCGATTTTGTTAAGCACTACGACGGGACGGTCGTCATCGTTTCTCACGACCGCTACTTTTTAGATGAAGTCGTCACCGGAATTGTCGAATTGGAGCAAGGGGAACTTCACGTTTACCACAGTAATTATTCCGCCTACGTTCTCGAACGCGAGGAACGGCTATTACGGGAGTTCCAACAGTACCACGACCAGCAAAAGAAAATAAAGAAAATGAAAGAAGCGATTAAACGGTTAAAAGAATGGGCCAACCGTTCCAATCCGCCGAACGACGGGATGCACCGCCGCGCCAAGAGCATGGAAAAGGCGTTGGCTCGTATCGACGTATTGGCAAAGCCAGCATTGGAACAACGCAAAATGGCACTCAATCAGCAGACGGAGCGGCGCAGTGGCAACGACGTGTTCATTGTGGAAGATATCAGCAAACGATTCGGCAACCGTACGCTGTTTCGCGGGGTGAATCTAACCATCCGCTTTCAAGAGCGCGTCGCCATCGTCGGTGCCAACGGCAGCGGAAAAACGACGTTGTTGAACATGTTGCAAGGTAAGGAAACAGTCGATAAAGGAGAGATCCGGCGGGGCAGCAACTTATCAATTGGCGTGTTGTCCCAGCACGGGCAAGAACTGACACCGGAGCTGACCGTCTTGGAGGAATTTCGGGATAAAGTCCACGTGGCAGAAGGGGAAGCACGTGGACTGTTGGCGCGGTTTCTCTTTTACGGTGCGGCTGTGTTTCGCCAAGTGAGCGACTTAAGCGGCGGAGAGCGGATGCGGTTGCGCCTCGCGCAGCTCGCCTGCCAACAGCACAACGTGTTAATCCTCGATGAACCGACAAACCATTTAGATTTGGCGGGAAAGGAAGTGCTAGAAGAGGCGCTAAGTGAGTTTCCTGGGACGATTGTCGCCGTCTCCCACGACCGCTACTTTCTCGACCAGCTCTTCGACACGACGTACTGGCTCGCGGAGCAGCAGTTGACGCGGTATGAAGGGAACTACTCCTTTGCAAGAGGCAAGCAACGCTTATAA
- a CDS encoding DUF3221 domain-containing protein, whose product MKTNRWIRHLRIIKRKRSIVFALLPLFTVGIVVTALVACGTKPEQGGDQRPHTRDEKVNIRGTVTDLERYTHTNVPPTEDQGKSSNPDDSVSSDDPVTETPRLKDQLGYIFVEGKLEEDTTDDKASISVKKSTVILQQRRKDIVPAEFKDLAQGAKVEVTFTGPVQESYPVGATAGKIVILEND is encoded by the coding sequence GTGAAAACGAATCGGTGGATCCGCCATCTAAGGATAATCAAAAGGAAGCGCTCGATCGTCTTTGCGCTATTGCCGCTATTTACCGTCGGTATTGTCGTAACAGCCCTTGTCGCCTGCGGTACGAAGCCGGAGCAGGGCGGCGACCAACGTCCTCACACCCGAGACGAGAAGGTAAACATCCGCGGAACAGTGACGGATCTAGAACGATACACACACACTAACGTCCCTCCCACCGAGGATCAGGGTAAAAGCAGCAATCCGGATGACTCCGTTTCAAGTGACGATCCCGTAACAGAAACCCCTCGGCTGAAAGACCAGCTTGGGTATATTTTTGTCGAAGGAAAACTGGAAGAAGATACAACCGACGATAAAGCATCGATTAGTGTGAAGAAAAGCACAGTCATTCTCCAGCAACGGAGGAAAGACATTGTTCCAGCCGAGTTTAAAGATTTAGCACAGGGTGCAAAAGTGGAAGTGACGTTTACCGGTCCCGTTCAAGAGTCATACCCAGTCGGTGCCACCGCAGGTAAAATCGTTATTTTGGAGAACGATTAA
- a CDS encoding NUDIX hydrolase encodes MTHEMLNIFDGDGKHLGVADREDVHRAGYWHETFHCWFVSLEADIAYIYLQIRSEQKDYPNLLDITVAGHLQADETIADGVREIKEEVGLEVAFEQLVPLGVIKDCIACNEFVDRELTNVFLYENDQALDDCQLQQEEVAGILRTAFDDFYNLWYGGAQEIPAEGFMVNGSGKKVAIDKTVGRSDFVPHEQVATLIRKKLLTP; translated from the coding sequence ATGACACACGAAATGCTTAACATATTTGACGGGGACGGGAAGCACCTCGGCGTAGCAGATCGCGAAGACGTACACCGAGCGGGCTATTGGCATGAAACGTTCCACTGTTGGTTCGTCAGCCTAGAAGCTGACATCGCCTACATCTATTTACAAATTCGCAGTGAGCAAAAAGACTATCCGAACCTATTAGACATCACTGTTGCTGGACATTTGCAAGCTGATGAAACGATTGCCGACGGTGTCAGAGAGATTAAAGAAGAAGTAGGGCTCGAAGTTGCATTCGAGCAGTTAGTACCTTTAGGCGTCATTAAAGATTGTATCGCCTGCAACGAGTTCGTCGACCGCGAATTGACGAATGTTTTTTTGTACGAAAATGATCAGGCATTAGACGACTGCCAACTACAACAAGAGGAAGTGGCGGGAATCCTGCGTACCGCGTTCGACGACTTTTATAACTTGTGGTATGGGGGCGCACAAGAAATTCCCGCCGAGGGATTTATGGTTAACGGGAGCGGGAAAAAGGTGGCGATTGACAAGACAGTTGGCAGGAGTGATTTTGTGCCGCACGAGCAAGTAGCCACATTGATACGGAAAAAATTGCTCACACCGTAA
- a CDS encoding Tm-1-like ATP-binding domain-containing protein has protein sequence MSEQRRSTVVLLGTLDTKGKEYAFIRDCLHEQDIDTLLVDVGVIGAPQVQPDISNEAVARAVGYNIEDLIAAGDRGAAIRAMAAGATAIVKQLYSANRLDGILGLGGSGGTALVTQAMRELPVGVPKLMVSTMASGETRPYVGAVDITMMYSVVDIAGINALSARILGNAAGAIAGMVETSTLMHAAARPEDKPLVGATMFGVTTPAVEAGRERLEALGYEVLVFHATGTGGQSMEALIKDGFISAAFDLTTTELADDLVGGVLSAGPNRLEAAGEIGIPQVVSLGALDMVNFGPKASVPDKFSDRLLYEHNPTVTLMRTTAEECAELGRRIAAKLNRAKGPVTLFIPLKGVSAIDQVGQPFYDPEADRVLIKALRETIDDHVVDVREVDAHINDPAFAEAMADRLHELYQQR, from the coding sequence GTGAGTGAGCAAAGAAGGTCGACCGTCGTTTTACTTGGTACGTTGGACACAAAAGGGAAGGAGTATGCCTTTATACGAGACTGTTTACATGAGCAAGACATCGATACGTTGTTAGTCGATGTAGGCGTCATCGGTGCGCCGCAAGTTCAACCTGACATTTCGAATGAAGCAGTCGCACGCGCGGTCGGTTACAATATAGAGGACCTTATCGCCGCAGGGGACCGCGGTGCTGCCATTCGTGCGATGGCCGCTGGTGCCACTGCTATCGTCAAACAGTTATATAGTGCCAATCGGTTGGACGGTATTTTAGGATTAGGCGGTTCGGGAGGGACCGCGCTCGTCACTCAGGCGATGCGCGAACTTCCCGTCGGGGTGCCAAAACTGATGGTGTCGACGATGGCTTCCGGCGAAACGCGTCCGTATGTTGGCGCGGTCGATATAACGATGATGTATTCCGTCGTCGACATTGCAGGTATTAATGCATTATCTGCCCGTATCTTGGGAAATGCAGCTGGTGCGATCGCCGGAATGGTAGAAACATCCACTTTAATGCACGCCGCGGCACGGCCAGAAGACAAGCCGCTCGTCGGAGCGACGATGTTCGGGGTTACGACGCCAGCAGTGGAAGCGGGTCGCGAGCGGCTTGAAGCGCTCGGTTATGAAGTGCTCGTCTTTCATGCGACGGGAACAGGCGGGCAGTCGATGGAGGCGTTAATAAAAGATGGCTTTATCTCGGCGGCGTTTGATTTAACGACGACGGAACTCGCGGACGATCTCGTAGGCGGGGTACTGTCGGCGGGACCAAATCGTCTAGAAGCAGCTGGGGAAATAGGCATTCCCCAAGTCGTCTCTCTCGGCGCACTCGATATGGTCAACTTTGGCCCTAAGGCATCTGTACCTGACAAATTTTCGGACAGGCTGTTGTACGAACACAACCCGACTGTGACTCTGATGCGAACGACCGCCGAGGAATGTGCGGAGTTGGGGCGACGCATCGCTGCCAAGTTAAATCGGGCCAAAGGGCCGGTTACGCTTTTTATCCCGCTTAAAGGCGTTTCTGCTATCGATCAAGTGGGGCAGCCATTTTATGATCCGGAAGCTGACCGCGTCCTCATTAAAGCATTGCGGGAAACAATTGACGATCATGTCGTCGACGTACGTGAAGTGGACGCACACATTAACGATCCCGCCTTTGCAGAGGCTATGGCCGATCGTTTACACGAGCTGTATCAACAACGATAA
- a CDS encoding DsrE family protein, with translation MNEIMTFPTFLATLTADKENPNNITIAFTMALNAQKKGHRAAVLLLSDAVKLVQKGYSDDIDIGEPFKPIKPLINEFQAAGGTIKVCSACMIHNNISTDDELLEGIEIVNAEDVIDLLDNAKTTLQLN, from the coding sequence ATGAACGAGATCATGACATTTCCAACGTTTCTCGCAACGTTAACGGCTGACAAAGAAAACCCAAACAACATCACCATCGCCTTCACGATGGCCCTCAACGCGCAAAAAAAAGGGCACCGCGCGGCTGTGCTACTGTTGTCTGACGCCGTCAAACTCGTGCAAAAAGGTTATTCCGACGACATCGACATTGGGGAACCTTTCAAGCCGATTAAACCATTAATCAATGAGTTTCAAGCTGCTGGTGGAACGATTAAAGTTTGTTCGGCCTGTATGATTCACAACAACATATCCACCGACGATGAGTTACTCGAGGGTATTGAAATCGTCAATGCAGAAGACGTGATCGATTTGCTTGACAACGCGAAAACGACGCTACAGCTCAACTAA